A window from Alloyangia pacifica encodes these proteins:
- a CDS encoding dihydroxyacetone kinase subunit L has product MALTAEQMRSLYTAWAERFAAEREALIALDGKVGDSDLGITMSKGFAAANEAVHGLDGASVAGQMKAAGAALAKAAPSTMGTLMATGFLRGFKALEGAEQFGTAEAAAFWRAYADGVAQRGKAQLGDKTVLDVLDPIAAALEGSDVGLSGALEAAAEAAEEALEATKLMVAQHGKAAAFQEKSRGLPDAGGTVALILIEVMRDVARDAAQG; this is encoded by the coding sequence ATGGCACTGACTGCGGAGCAGATGCGCTCGCTCTACACCGCCTGGGCCGAGCGCTTCGCGGCCGAGCGCGAGGCGCTGATCGCGCTCGACGGCAAGGTCGGCGACAGCGATCTCGGGATCACCATGTCCAAGGGCTTTGCCGCCGCCAACGAGGCGGTGCACGGGCTCGATGGCGCGTCCGTCGCCGGGCAGATGAAGGCGGCGGGGGCGGCGCTGGCCAAGGCCGCGCCCTCGACCATGGGCACATTAATGGCCACCGGTTTCCTGCGCGGCTTCAAGGCGCTGGAGGGCGCCGAGCAGTTCGGCACCGCCGAGGCGGCTGCCTTCTGGCGCGCCTATGCGGACGGTGTGGCGCAGCGCGGCAAGGCGCAGCTCGGCGACAAGACGGTACTCGACGTGCTCGACCCGATCGCCGCCGCGCTCGAGGGCAGCGACGTGGGTCTTTCTGGGGCGCTGGAGGCCGCGGCAGAGGCCGCGGAAGAAGCGCTGGAAGCGACCAAGCTGATGGTTGCGCAGCACGGCAAAGCGGCGGCCTTCCAGGAAAAATCGCGCGGCCTGCCGGATGCCGGCGGCACCGTGGCGCTGATCCTTATCGAGGTCATGCGCGACGTGGCACGGGATGCGGCGCAGGGCTGA
- a CDS encoding tripartite tricarboxylate transporter substrate binding protein produces MYRFARVAVCAAAIATSGTAVLAQDSCDWKPDRAVTYIVPWGAGGGTDANSRMLASLLEKSWGVPFNVVNRTGGNGVTGHSAISRAEPDGYTVGAVTVEINTMHWVGLTEMTYEDVTPIALIDIVPASVLVGKKSPFGTVNELLDYARENPGELTGSGTSLGGIWHLALAGMLNAEGMAPDAIRWIPSQGAAPALQELVAGGVDVATPALSEGKTLVESDEVKALAYMHHSPMEALPDVPLTSEALESGWTLAAYISISGPDGMPANIVCSYEKAVAEVVASQEWADFKASRGAEVVDMGAEDLAAYMQQQDAALGEVIQAVGLAK; encoded by the coding sequence ATGTACAGATTTGCACGGGTGGCCGTTTGCGCCGCCGCCATTGCCACGTCCGGAACCGCGGTGCTTGCGCAGGACAGCTGCGATTGGAAACCCGACCGCGCGGTCACCTACATCGTGCCCTGGGGCGCAGGTGGCGGCACCGATGCCAACTCGCGGATGCTGGCGAGTCTTCTTGAGAAGTCCTGGGGCGTGCCGTTCAACGTGGTGAACCGCACCGGCGGGAACGGCGTCACCGGTCACTCGGCGATCTCGCGCGCCGAGCCCGACGGCTACACGGTTGGCGCTGTCACGGTCGAGATCAACACCATGCACTGGGTTGGCCTGACCGAGATGACCTACGAGGACGTCACCCCTATCGCGCTGATCGACATCGTCCCCGCATCGGTTCTGGTAGGCAAGAAGAGCCCGTTTGGTACTGTCAACGAACTGCTCGACTATGCGCGAGAGAACCCTGGCGAGCTGACCGGCTCGGGCACGTCCCTCGGGGGCATTTGGCACCTGGCCCTGGCCGGGATGCTGAACGCCGAGGGGATGGCCCCCGACGCGATCCGCTGGATTCCCTCGCAGGGCGCCGCCCCGGCGCTGCAGGAACTGGTCGCGGGCGGCGTCGACGTCGCCACCCCCGCCCTGTCCGAGGGCAAGACGCTCGTAGAGTCCGACGAGGTCAAGGCGCTGGCCTACATGCACCACAGCCCGATGGAGGCGCTGCCCGATGTTCCGCTGACCTCCGAGGCTCTCGAAAGCGGCTGGACCCTTGCGGCCTACATATCCATCTCCGGTCCCGATGGGATGCCCGCGAACATCGTGTGCTCCTATGAAAAGGCTGTGGCTGAAGTCGTCGCCTCGCAGGAGTGGGCCGACTTCAAGGCCAGCCGCGGCGCCGAGGTGGTCGACATGGGCGCGGAAGATCTCGCCGCGTACATGCAGCAGCAGGACGCAGCGCTCGGCGAGGTGATCCAGGCCGTCGGCCTCGCCAAGTAA
- a CDS encoding ABC transporter permease, producing the protein MRKLDGRLAILWVLVIVLLAIGGVASGGTYLSLFNLQSMATQVPEIGLLAIGVMLAMCAGNGGIDLSGIALANLSGVASGLVATQLFSAYEAPWAFTLAFAFGALVVGALGGLLNGLIISRLGITPILCTLGTQMLFTGLAVVFSDGRSVTIGSPDPLYELGNGVILGVPYGFLIFLGVALVLGGVLRFTPFGMRLMLTGANARAADFSGFSKNTVFTVTYTLSGALAGLSGVIIAARNVNVKWDYGTSYLLIAILIAVMAGVRPEGGYGRVFCVVLSAVVLQLLSSLLNFIGLSNFVRDFAWGALLLAFLAVGRFELIERLAAGITSARVPRASKV; encoded by the coding sequence ATGCGTAAGCTAGATGGCCGCCTGGCAATTCTTTGGGTGCTCGTGATCGTCTTGCTGGCGATCGGCGGAGTCGCCTCGGGCGGTACCTACCTGTCCCTGTTCAACCTGCAGTCCATGGCGACCCAGGTGCCCGAGATCGGGCTTCTGGCGATCGGCGTGATGCTGGCCATGTGCGCCGGCAACGGCGGGATCGACCTGTCGGGCATCGCGCTGGCGAACCTGTCGGGCGTGGCGTCGGGGCTGGTGGCGACGCAGCTCTTCTCGGCCTACGAGGCGCCCTGGGCCTTCACCCTCGCCTTCGCCTTCGGTGCGCTCGTGGTGGGGGCACTCGGCGGGCTGCTGAACGGGCTGATCATCTCGCGTCTGGGGATTACGCCGATCCTCTGCACGCTGGGCACGCAGATGCTGTTCACCGGGCTGGCGGTGGTCTTCTCGGACGGGCGGTCGGTGACCATCGGCTCGCCGGACCCGCTTTACGAGCTGGGCAACGGGGTTATCCTCGGCGTGCCCTACGGCTTCCTGATCTTCCTGGGCGTGGCGCTGGTGCTGGGCGGGGTGCTGCGCTTCACCCCCTTCGGGATGCGGCTCATGCTCACCGGTGCCAACGCGCGTGCGGCGGACTTCAGCGGCTTCTCGAAGAACACCGTCTTTACCGTCACCTATACGCTGTCCGGCGCGCTGGCGGGGTTGTCGGGGGTGATCATCGCCGCGCGCAACGTCAACGTGAAGTGGGACTATGGCACCAGCTACCTGCTGATCGCGATCCTGATCGCGGTGATGGCCGGGGTACGGCCCGAGGGCGGCTACGGGCGGGTGTTCTGCGTCGTGCTCTCGGCCGTGGTGCTGCAGCTGCTGTCGAGCCTTCTGAATTTCATCGGCCTGTCGAACTTCGTCCGCGACTTCGCCTGGGGCGCGCTGCTGCTCGCCTTCCTCGCGGTGGGGCGGTTCGAACTCATCGAGAGGCTGGCCGCTGGGATAACTTCGGCGCGGGTCCCTCGCGCGTCGAAGGTCTGA
- a CDS encoding LacI family DNA-binding transcriptional regulator, with protein sequence MTKRTTLRDIAEELGLSVSSVSLALRAHPRIPAATAESVRQAAVRLGYIYNRAAADLRRAESHLVAVCLSDLSNPVFNEFLVQIEDELCTRDRKVFLGVARESLDQQRRFLQTALEHGVGGIVLCPVHGTGPTDLDVLLPRGPGATPIVPTAIFSRQVEGVALPQFVNDDPLAGRLAAECMIEAGHRRIGWIGGGQDTSTARGRFGGFRAALKEAGLPPPLVRHGPTSRAFGRSAALDLLRETDAPTGLVCFSDLVAFGVLAAIRELGLEPGREVSLIGCDDMDEAAFTWPGLTTVAVDKSEIGRAAARCLLGESPAQVSVLPPALIRRGTVGPAPR encoded by the coding sequence ATGACAAAAAGAACGACGCTGCGCGACATCGCCGAGGAGCTGGGGCTATCGGTGTCCTCCGTCTCGCTTGCGCTGCGCGCGCATCCCCGGATTCCTGCCGCCACGGCCGAGTCGGTGCGCCAGGCCGCAGTGCGGCTCGGATACATCTACAACCGCGCCGCCGCCGACCTGCGCCGAGCCGAGAGCCACCTCGTCGCGGTCTGCCTCAGCGACCTGTCCAACCCGGTGTTCAACGAGTTCCTCGTGCAGATCGAGGACGAGCTCTGCACCCGCGACCGCAAAGTCTTTCTCGGCGTCGCGCGCGAGAGCCTCGATCAACAACGGCGCTTCCTGCAGACTGCGCTCGAGCATGGGGTGGGCGGGATCGTGCTCTGCCCGGTACACGGCACTGGCCCCACCGATCTCGACGTGCTGCTGCCGCGTGGACCCGGGGCGACGCCGATCGTGCCCACGGCGATCTTCTCGCGGCAGGTCGAGGGGGTGGCGCTGCCGCAGTTCGTCAACGATGACCCGCTTGCCGGGCGGCTGGCGGCAGAGTGCATGATCGAGGCGGGGCATCGGCGCATCGGCTGGATCGGCGGCGGGCAGGACACCTCGACCGCGCGCGGGCGGTTTGGCGGCTTCCGCGCCGCGCTTAAGGAGGCCGGGCTGCCGCCGCCGCTGGTCCGTCACGGGCCGACGAGCCGGGCCTTCGGGCGATCGGCAGCGCTCGACCTGCTGCGGGAAACCGACGCCCCGACCGGGCTGGTCTGCTTCAGCGACCTGGTGGCCTTCGGGGTGCTGGCCGCGATCCGCGAACTGGGGCTCGAGCCGGGGCGGGAGGTGTCGCTGATCGGCTGCGACGACATGGACGAGGCGGCGTTTACCTGGCCCGGGCTGACGACGGTGGCGGTGGACAAGTCCGAGATCGGCCGCGCCGCGGCGCGCTGCCTGCTCGGGGAGTCCCCGGCGCAGGTCTCGGTGCTGCCCCCGGCGCTCATCCGCCGCGGCACGGTCGGACCCGCGCCGCGCTGA
- a CDS encoding substrate-binding domain-containing protein encodes MKKTFKLGCAAALMVTAASAAMAEGTITTVVKISGIPWFDRMETGVELFAEQNPDMTISQVGPAQADSAQQLQIVQDLIAKGTDALAVVPMDPAILEGIFKRAMDRGTIIVTHEADNQMNTMVDVEAFDNAEYGAALNERLADCMGGEGKWTTFVGSLGSRTHMQWVGAGEENAKKYPGMELVDPNNESFDDANGTYEKAKEVLRKHPDIKGFQTSAGNDVLGVGRAIEEAGLTDQVCLVGTGLPNPSAAYLDSGAITAIGFWDPQKAGMAMNAVAKLLLEGGELSDGMDLGVEGYESVTLKDGPGDGKLLIGNGMVLADKDTYKDYLF; translated from the coding sequence ATGAAGAAGACGTTCAAACTGGGCTGCGCCGCGGCCCTGATGGTCACCGCCGCTAGCGCCGCGATGGCCGAGGGCACGATCACCACGGTGGTCAAGATCAGCGGCATTCCGTGGTTCGACCGGATGGAGACCGGGGTGGAGCTCTTTGCCGAGCAGAACCCTGACATGACCATCAGCCAGGTCGGCCCGGCGCAGGCGGACAGCGCCCAGCAGCTGCAGATCGTGCAGGATCTCATTGCCAAGGGCACCGACGCGCTGGCGGTGGTGCCGATGGACCCGGCAATCCTCGAAGGCATCTTCAAGCGTGCCATGGATCGCGGCACGATCATCGTGACCCACGAGGCCGACAACCAGATGAACACGATGGTGGATGTCGAGGCCTTCGACAACGCCGAGTATGGCGCAGCGCTGAACGAGCGTCTGGCGGACTGCATGGGCGGCGAGGGCAAGTGGACCACCTTCGTCGGCTCGCTGGGCAGCCGCACCCACATGCAATGGGTCGGTGCCGGCGAGGAGAATGCCAAGAAGTACCCAGGCATGGAACTGGTCGATCCCAACAACGAGAGCTTTGACGACGCCAACGGCACCTATGAGAAGGCCAAGGAAGTGCTGCGCAAGCATCCCGACATCAAGGGTTTCCAGACCTCGGCGGGCAACGATGTGCTGGGCGTGGGCCGCGCCATCGAGGAGGCCGGTCTGACCGATCAGGTCTGCCTCGTCGGCACCGGTCTGCCGAACCCCTCGGCGGCCTATCTCGACAGCGGCGCGATCACCGCGATCGGCTTCTGGGATCCGCAGAAGGCCGGAATGGCGATGAACGCCGTGGCCAAGCTGCTGCTCGAGGGCGGCGAGCTCTCCGATGGCATGGATCTCGGCGTCGAGGGCTATGAGAGCGTGACGCTCAAGGATGGCCCGGGCGACGGCAAGCTGCTGATCGGCAACGGCATGGTGCTGGCCGACAAGGACACCTACAAGGACTACCTCTTCTGA
- a CDS encoding sugar ABC transporter ATP-binding protein translates to MTHSDLQDQPFLELRGIHKRFGGVHALRGVDLTLRAGEAYHLLGENGCGKSTVIKIMSGAHAPTEGDILLDGVHHAALSPIMALEAGIETVYQDLSLLPNLTVAENVALGEQLVGGHGRMLRWLDRGKLGETAAKALREVGLEPTRTLLGTRVSDLPLAIRQRVAIARAIAQDARLVIMDEPTTSLTRHEVETLIEVVGRLRAQNVAVLFVTHKLEECYRIGGQAIVFRDGLCVAQGPIEDYSRSQLSALMTGREIEARRYRSGAPLGEELLRLEGLGSDEAFQGVSTVLHKGEILGVTGLSDSGRNELALALSGHRAITDGRVSMAGAPVRIDTPAQSIELGIGYVPEDRLGEGLFIEKSILDNEVTLILDRILGPLGTVDRSKARAAARRISEEMQLNTSDIDLPVGTLSGGNQQRVLIGRWLSIEPRLLVLHGPTVGVDVGSKDTIYRAIQAMAERGIGLIIVSDDLPELLQNCDRILVMNAGRVAAEVAGATASDDDIYQAMLASQLEAAE, encoded by the coding sequence GTGACCCACAGCGATCTTCAGGATCAGCCGTTTCTCGAGCTGCGCGGCATCCACAAGCGGTTCGGCGGCGTGCACGCGCTGCGCGGGGTCGATCTGACCCTGCGCGCCGGCGAGGCCTACCACCTGCTGGGCGAGAACGGCTGCGGCAAGAGCACGGTCATCAAGATCATGTCCGGCGCCCATGCGCCGACCGAGGGCGACATCCTGCTCGACGGGGTGCACCACGCCGCGCTGAGCCCGATCATGGCGCTCGAGGCGGGGATCGAGACCGTCTACCAGGACCTCTCGCTGCTGCCGAACCTGACGGTCGCCGAGAACGTCGCGCTTGGCGAACAGCTGGTCGGCGGGCACGGCCGGATGCTGCGCTGGCTCGACCGCGGCAAGCTGGGCGAGACCGCGGCCAAGGCGCTGCGCGAGGTCGGCCTGGAGCCGACCCGGACGCTGCTGGGCACCCGCGTGTCGGACCTGCCGCTGGCGATCCGTCAGCGTGTCGCCATCGCCCGCGCCATTGCCCAGGACGCGCGGCTGGTGATCATGGACGAGCCGACGACCTCGCTCACGCGGCACGAGGTGGAGACGCTGATCGAGGTGGTCGGCCGGCTGCGCGCACAGAATGTCGCGGTGCTCTTCGTCACCCACAAGCTCGAGGAATGCTACCGCATCGGCGGCCAGGCCATCGTCTTCCGCGACGGGCTATGCGTGGCGCAGGGGCCGATCGAGGATTACAGCCGCAGCCAGCTCAGCGCGCTGATGACCGGGCGCGAGATCGAGGCACGGCGCTACCGTTCGGGCGCGCCCTTGGGCGAGGAGCTGCTGCGCCTCGAGGGGCTCGGTTCGGACGAGGCCTTCCAGGGGGTCAGCACGGTGCTGCACAAGGGCGAGATCCTCGGCGTGACCGGCCTGTCGGACTCGGGCCGCAACGAGCTGGCGCTGGCGCTGTCGGGGCATCGCGCGATCACCGACGGGCGGGTCAGCATGGCCGGCGCGCCGGTGCGCATCGACACGCCCGCGCAATCCATCGAGCTTGGCATCGGCTACGTGCCCGAGGACCGGCTGGGCGAGGGGCTGTTCATCGAGAAATCGATCCTCGACAACGAGGTGACGCTGATCCTCGACCGCATCCTCGGACCGCTCGGCACCGTCGATCGTAGCAAGGCCCGCGCCGCCGCGCGGCGCATCTCGGAAGAGATGCAGCTCAACACCTCCGACATCGACCTGCCTGTGGGGACGCTCTCGGGCGGCAACCAGCAGCGGGTGCTGATCGGCCGTTGGCTCAGCATCGAGCCGCGCCTGCTGGTCCTGCACGGGCCGACCGTGGGCGTCGACGTGGGCTCGAAGGACACGATCTATCGCGCCATCCAAGCCATGGCCGAGCGCGGCATCGGGCTGATCATCGTCTCGGACGACCTGCCCGAGCTGCTGCAGAACTGCGACCGCATCCTGGTGATGAACGCCGGGAGGGTCGCGGCCGAGGTCGCCGGTGCGACCGCCAGCGATGACGACATCTACCAGGCAATGCTCGCCTCCCAGCTGGAGGCCGCTGAATGA
- a CDS encoding dihydroxyacetone kinase subunit DhaK: MKKFLNNPEAFVDEMLDGIYRAHPEVTYAAGDLRCYVTANPVPGKVGIVTGGGSGHLPTFLGFVGETMLDGCAVGGVFQSPSSDQILEVTKYVDQGAGVLYLYGNYTGDIMNFDMAGELAELEDIATRTVMGNDDVASSVVGEEHKRRGVAGIFFLYKAAGAAAARMLPLEEVARIADKARARTRTMGVALSPCIVPEVGKPGFEIGENEMEIGMGIHGEPGISRETIKPADEVVDTMMAKIFAETDYNSGDEVAVLLNGLGGTPLEELYVLFRRVSILMEERGVRIRHCWLGEFATSMEMAGASISVLHLDDELEPLIAEPANTPFFKHIKG, encoded by the coding sequence ATGAAGAAGTTTCTCAACAATCCCGAGGCCTTCGTCGACGAGATGCTCGACGGCATCTACCGCGCCCACCCTGAAGTGACCTATGCCGCAGGCGACTTGCGCTGCTACGTGACCGCCAATCCCGTGCCCGGCAAGGTGGGCATCGTCACCGGCGGCGGCTCGGGACACCTGCCGACTTTCCTCGGCTTCGTCGGCGAGACCATGCTCGACGGCTGCGCCGTGGGCGGGGTGTTCCAGTCGCCGAGCTCGGACCAGATCCTCGAGGTGACCAAATACGTCGACCAGGGCGCCGGGGTGCTCTACCTCTACGGCAACTACACCGGTGACATCATGAACTTCGACATGGCCGGCGAGCTGGCCGAGCTGGAGGACATCGCGACCCGCACCGTGATGGGCAATGACGATGTCGCCTCCTCGGTGGTCGGCGAAGAGCACAAGCGCCGCGGCGTGGCCGGGATCTTCTTTCTCTACAAGGCCGCCGGCGCGGCGGCGGCTCGGATGCTGCCGCTCGAAGAGGTCGCCCGCATCGCCGACAAGGCCCGCGCCCGCACCCGCACCATGGGGGTAGCTCTCTCGCCCTGCATCGTGCCCGAGGTGGGCAAGCCCGGTTTCGAGATCGGCGAGAACGAGATGGAGATCGGCATGGGCATCCATGGCGAGCCGGGTATCTCGCGCGAGACGATCAAGCCCGCCGACGAGGTGGTCGACACGATGATGGCGAAGATCTTCGCCGAGACCGACTACAATTCCGGCGACGAGGTGGCCGTCCTGCTCAACGGCCTCGGCGGCACGCCGCTCGAGGAACTCTACGTCCTGTTCCGCCGGGTCTCGATCCTGATGGAGGAGCGCGGCGTGAGGATCCGCCATTGCTGGCTCGGCGAGTTTGCCACGTCGATGGAAATGGCCGGGGCGTCGATCTCGGTGCTGCACCTCGACGACGAGCTGGAGCCGCTGATTGCCGAGCCGGCGAACACGCCGTTCTTCAAGCACATCAAGGGATAA
- a CDS encoding ABC transporter permease has product MTQSSLDTADTTETAEAAARRRPGIAETFARRPELVSLCLLIAICVTVAVINPAFLSPTSLIDMGRASVVTGLFALGVFAILAAGGIDVSFTAIAALTMYSLTLFVLKVAPGLPMAAILVIAVLGGTMLGAVNGWLVHGLKVAALIVTIGTQYLFRGILLAFVGTVWLMELPPQMVAFGKASMFDVTTANGATVTLPWYFLVFPAAALLTWVIFNRTLMGRAIFATGGNPEVAARLGYDQRRVHLFVFAFAGGLAGLAGIVHVCANRMANPFDLVGTEIGVIAAVVLGGARITGGTGSVLGTVTGVLLITVVNNVLVLVGIPSTWQRVVVGAFILLAAAFFVTRRRKLQSRTRK; this is encoded by the coding sequence ATGACCCAATCTTCCCTCGATACCGCAGACACGACAGAGACCGCCGAGGCCGCGGCCCGCCGCCGCCCGGGTATCGCCGAGACCTTCGCGCGCCGTCCGGAACTGGTCAGCCTGTGCCTGCTGATCGCCATCTGCGTCACAGTGGCGGTGATCAACCCGGCCTTCCTGTCGCCGACTTCGCTGATCGACATGGGGCGCGCCTCGGTGGTCACCGGGCTCTTCGCGCTGGGGGTCTTCGCGATCCTCGCGGCGGGGGGTATCGACGTCAGCTTCACCGCAATCGCGGCGCTCACCATGTACTCGCTGACGCTCTTCGTGCTGAAGGTCGCGCCGGGGCTGCCGATGGCGGCAATCCTGGTCATCGCCGTGCTCGGCGGCACCATGCTCGGGGCGGTCAACGGCTGGCTGGTGCACGGCCTCAAGGTGGCGGCGCTGATCGTCACCATCGGCACGCAATACCTGTTCCGAGGCATCCTGCTGGCCTTTGTCGGCACGGTCTGGCTGATGGAGCTGCCGCCGCAGATGGTCGCCTTCGGCAAGGCCTCGATGTTCGACGTCACCACCGCGAACGGCGCGACGGTGACGCTGCCCTGGTATTTCCTGGTCTTCCCGGCCGCCGCGCTGCTGACTTGGGTGATCTTCAACCGCACGCTGATGGGCCGCGCCATATTTGCCACCGGCGGCAACCCCGAGGTGGCGGCTCGGCTCGGCTACGACCAGCGCCGGGTGCATCTCTTCGTCTTCGCATTCGCCGGCGGGCTCGCCGGGCTGGCGGGGATCGTGCACGTCTGCGCCAACCGCATGGCCAATCCCTTCGACCTCGTGGGGACCGAGATCGGCGTGATCGCCGCCGTGGTGCTGGGCGGGGCGCGGATCACCGGCGGCACCGGCTCGGTCTTAGGCACCGTCACGGGCGTGCTGCTGATCACCGTAGTCAATAACGTGCTGGTGCTGGTGGGCATCCCCTCGACCTGGCAGCGCGTCGTGGTCGGCGCCTTCATCCTTCTCGCCGCGGCCTTCTTCGTGACCCGCCGCCGTAAACTGCAATCCCGAACCCGGAAGTGA
- a CDS encoding aldo/keto reductase has protein sequence MHYRQLGRSGLKVSALAMGSFTFGGKGDFGMVGAQGVPEAQRLIDTCLDHGINLLDTANMYSTGLAEEILGAALEGRRERVLISSKARMRIGDGPNDEGASRWHLIRECERSLKRLCTDHIDIYHIHEWDGLTPVEETMEALDTLTRQGKIRYAGCSNYTGWQLMKALMASERHNLTRFVTQQIHYTVEAREAEYELLPISLDQGLGVTVWSPLAAGLLSGKHRRDGFAEGSRQAKGWTEPPIRDWDRLWNIVDVLAEIGSAHEVEAAQVALAWTLGRPAVASLVVGASAPEQMQRNLRALDVDLSDDELARIDAVSRPPLIYPHWHQAQFARARFAGPERALHG, from the coding sequence ATGCATTACAGGCAACTCGGACGCAGCGGGCTGAAGGTTTCGGCGCTCGCCATGGGCAGCTTCACCTTCGGCGGCAAGGGCGATTTCGGCATGGTGGGCGCGCAGGGCGTGCCCGAGGCGCAAAGGCTCATCGACACCTGCCTCGATCACGGCATCAATCTGCTCGATACAGCCAACATGTACTCGACGGGTCTGGCCGAGGAGATCCTCGGCGCGGCGCTCGAGGGGCGGCGCGAGAGGGTGCTGATCTCGTCCAAGGCGCGGATGCGCATCGGTGACGGGCCGAACGACGAGGGCGCCAGCCGCTGGCACCTGATCCGCGAGTGCGAGCGCAGCCTGAAGCGGCTGTGCACCGACCACATCGACATCTACCACATCCACGAATGGGACGGGCTGACCCCGGTCGAGGAGACCATGGAGGCGCTCGACACGCTGACCCGGCAGGGCAAGATCCGCTACGCCGGCTGCTCGAACTACACCGGCTGGCAGCTGATGAAGGCGCTGATGGCCTCGGAGCGACACAATCTGACGCGATTTGTCACCCAGCAGATCCATTACACCGTCGAGGCGCGCGAGGCGGAATACGAGCTGCTGCCGATCTCTCTCGACCAGGGGCTGGGGGTGACGGTCTGGAGCCCGCTCGCCGCCGGGCTGCTCAGCGGCAAGCACCGCCGCGACGGTTTCGCCGAGGGCAGCCGGCAGGCGAAAGGCTGGACTGAGCCGCCGATCCGCGACTGGGATCGGCTGTGGAACATCGTCGACGTGCTGGCCGAGATCGGTTCCGCGCATGAGGTCGAGGCGGCGCAGGTGGCGCTGGCCTGGACGCTGGGCCGTCCGGCGGTGGCCTCGCTGGTGGTCGGTGCCAGCGCGCCAGAACAGATGCAGCGCAACCTGCGCGCGCTCGACGTGGATCTCAGCGACGACGAACTCGCCCGCATCGACGCGGTGAGCCGCCCGCCGTTGATCTATCCGCACTGGCACCAGGCGCAGTTCGCCAGGGCCCGTTTCGCGGGGCCCGAGCGCGCTCTGCACGGGTGA
- a CDS encoding LacI family DNA-binding transcriptional regulator, producing MTKQEKKPVTLRQVAECAGVSAATASLVLNGKGDISEATRQRVLSAVRQMKYKPRNGRTRPDSVNTLRFLKIARHGHTVNRDHNHFISDYIDGMSYEATRRDYSLQVESFEGTDVDKIAESLRSGDLRGAVILGTELTKEEVQCLARAPLPVVFIDTYHPLLDLSFVDMDNDQAVFALLRHLAGRGFRRIGMVASHTAVTNFALRHDAFLRGMAALGLEADETLILSVDSTLEGAYSDGLAQLAAAPRVAEAYFCANDMIAFGFIKALREHGLRIPEDVSVVGFDNLPMSAMSEPALSTIEVPKRRIGAMAVRLLDDMLIATAPEPATKVLISGALVGRESVGTPSGD from the coding sequence ATGACAAAACAAGAGAAAAAGCCGGTCACCCTGCGTCAGGTCGCCGAATGTGCCGGGGTTTCCGCCGCCACCGCCTCGCTGGTTCTGAACGGCAAGGGCGACATCTCGGAGGCGACTCGCCAGCGGGTGCTGAGCGCCGTGCGGCAGATGAAATACAAGCCCCGCAACGGCCGCACGCGCCCCGATTCCGTCAACACGCTGCGCTTTCTCAAAATCGCCCGCCACGGCCACACGGTGAACCGCGACCACAATCACTTCATCTCCGACTACATCGACGGCATGTCCTACGAGGCGACCCGCCGGGACTATTCGCTGCAGGTCGAGAGCTTCGAGGGCACCGACGTGGACAAGATCGCCGAGTCCCTGCGCTCGGGCGACCTGCGCGGAGCGGTGATCCTCGGCACCGAGCTGACCAAGGAAGAGGTGCAGTGCCTCGCCCGCGCGCCCCTGCCGGTCGTCTTCATCGACACCTACCACCCGCTGCTCGACCTCAGCTTCGTCGACATGGACAACGACCAGGCGGTCTTCGCGTTGCTGCGCCACCTCGCCGGGCGCGGCTTCCGGCGCATCGGCATGGTGGCCAGCCACACCGCGGTGACCAATTTCGCGCTGCGCCACGACGCCTTCCTGCGCGGCATGGCGGCGCTGGGGCTCGAGGCGGACGAGACGCTGATCCTATCGGTGGATTCGACGCTCGAGGGCGCCTACAGCGACGGACTCGCTCAGCTTGCTGCCGCCCCGCGCGTGGCCGAGGCCTATTTCTGCGCCAATGACATGATCGCCTTCGGCTTCATTAAGGCGCTGCGCGAGCACGGGCTGCGCATCCCGGAGGATGTCTCGGTCGTGGGGTTCGACAACCTGCCGATGAGTGCAATGAGCGAGCCCGCCCTTAGCACCATCGAGGTGCCGAAGCGCCGCATCGGCGCGATGGCGGTGCGCCTGCTCGACGACATGCTGATCGCCACCGCGCCGGAGCCCGCCACCAAGGTGCTGATCAGCGGCGCGCTCGTCGGCCGCGAAAGCGTCGGGACTCCAAGCGGCGACTGA